Proteins co-encoded in one Thiovulum sp. ES genomic window:
- a CDS encoding membrane protease subunit, stomatin/prohibitin (PFAM: SPFH domain / Band 7 family) → MEELLSSSITLLVLVFFVIWRGTNIVPQSDIYVVERLGKFYKVLEPGFHVIIPFIDSVRRKLTYREQIVDIERQAVITQDNVNVLIDGIVFIKVQNPKDAIYNVENYKIAISNLATTTLRGEVGQMSLDEIFSNRGRINASILAELDSSTEAWGIKTMRVEIRDISVPKEIEEAMNLQMKAEREKRAVELGAIAQKEAVIREAEGTRQKEFLTAEAIERMADAKKYEQETLAEGQKKAIQLINDSLSKNNLAGEFLLAKDRVKAFEELAKNPSKDKIVLPYETTEIIGSLSLLAKTLEK, encoded by the coding sequence ATGGAAGAACTTCTTTCTAGCTCAATTACACTTCTTGTTTTAGTCTTTTTTGTTATCTGGAGAGGAACAAATATCGTTCCTCAATCGGATATTTATGTTGTTGAAAGACTTGGAAAATTCTACAAAGTTTTAGAACCTGGATTTCATGTAATTATCCCTTTTATAGATTCTGTCCGCCGAAAATTGACATATCGAGAACAGATTGTTGATATTGAACGACAAGCTGTTATTACTCAAGATAATGTAAATGTTCTTATTGACGGAATTGTTTTTATAAAAGTCCAAAATCCAAAAGATGCAATTTACAATGTTGAAAACTACAAGATTGCAATTTCAAATTTAGCAACAACGACTCTTCGAGGTGAAGTTGGACAAATGTCCCTTGATGAAATCTTCTCAAACCGTGGTCGAATAAATGCTTCAATTCTTGCAGAACTTGATAGTTCGACAGAAGCTTGGGGAATCAAAACAATGAGAGTTGAAATCCGAGATATTTCTGTGCCAAAAGAGATTGAAGAGGCAATGAATCTTCAAATGAAAGCAGAACGAGAAAAGAGAGCTGTTGAATTGGGAGCAATTGCACAAAAAGAGGCAGTAATTCGAGAAGCTGAAGGAACTCGACAAAAAGAGTTTTTGACTGCTGAAGCAATTGAAAGAATGGCTGACGCAAAAAAATACGAGCAAGAGACTTTAGCGGAGGGACAGAAAAAAGCGATTCAACTTATTAACGATTCTCTTTCAAAAAACAATCTTGCAGGAGAATTTCTACTTGCAAAAGATAGAGTCAAAGCTTTTGAAGAGTTGGCAAAAAACCCGAGTAAAGATAAAATTGTTTTACCTTATGAGACAACAGAAATCATAGGTTCGCTTTCACTTTTAGCAAAAACTCTGGAGAAATAG